One Candidatus Binatia bacterium genomic window carries:
- a CDS encoding enoyl-CoA hydratase-related protein, giving the protein MPIHYEKSRHVVTITIDRPEARNALDLEHFGQLAECWIRYRDDDDAFVAILTGVGDVYCVGADLKKFIPMVTDNVERLATGGASEQVEGSRYTMAHSLIAVLRDGATLPNGEEFVLYKPVIAAINGVCAAGGLEMLWNTDLRVMAEDAWLQLAEPRRGLFPGGGSTVHSVRQLSWCHAMELLLLADRVPAHRALEMGLVNAVVPRSEVLAKAHEWAETICLNGPLAIRAVKESAKRSTFLDLKSALNLELELSARVFMSEDAREGVQAFREKRAPRWTGR; this is encoded by the coding sequence ATGCCGATCCATTACGAAAAATCGAGACACGTGGTCACCATCACGATTGACCGTCCAGAGGCGCGGAATGCGCTAGATCTGGAGCATTTTGGTCAGCTTGCGGAGTGTTGGATACGGTACCGCGACGATGACGACGCGTTTGTCGCCATTTTGACTGGAGTGGGGGACGTTTACTGCGTCGGTGCTGACTTGAAGAAGTTCATTCCGATGGTCACCGACAATGTTGAGCGGCTGGCGACGGGTGGAGCGAGCGAGCAGGTAGAGGGTTCTCGCTACACCATGGCGCATAGTTTGATCGCAGTTCTCCGCGACGGAGCCACATTACCGAATGGCGAGGAATTCGTCCTTTACAAGCCCGTGATCGCGGCGATCAATGGGGTGTGCGCGGCCGGCGGCCTTGAGATGCTTTGGAACACTGACCTCCGTGTCATGGCAGAAGATGCATGGCTACAGTTGGCCGAGCCGCGTCGGGGGTTGTTCCCGGGTGGAGGGTCGACCGTACACAGTGTACGGCAACTGTCGTGGTGTCACGCCATGGAACTTTTGCTGTTGGCCGATCGGGTCCCGGCGCACCGCGCGCTGGAGATGGGTTTGGTCAACGCCGTAGTGCCGAGAAGCGAGGTATTGGCAAAGGCCCATGAGTGGGCGGAGACCATTTGCCTTAATGGTCCGCTCGCAATACGGGCTGTTAAGGAGTCCGCAAAGCGCAGTACGTTTCTCGATCTCAAGAGCGCCTTGAACCTCGAGCTCGAGCTTTCCGCGCGCGTTTTTATGAGTGAGGACGCCCGCGAAGGGGTCCAGGCATTCCGTGAAAAGCGCGCTCCCCGCTGGACGGGTCGCTGA
- a CDS encoding MoaD/ThiS family protein — protein sequence MNVRLHASLRKYLPPGAVDDTVAVDLAPGASVADVIAQLGIPENHAKIAVVDGQQAELQTRLRDGQNLSLFPPLAG from the coding sequence GTGAATGTTAGGCTTCACGCTTCATTGAGAAAGTACCTTCCTCCCGGGGCGGTTGACGACACCGTTGCCGTGGACCTCGCTCCGGGTGCGTCGGTGGCGGACGTGATTGCCCAGTTGGGGATCCCGGAGAACCACGCCAAGATTGCTGTGGTCGATGGCCAGCAGGCAGAGCTCCAAACCCGCTTGCGTGACGGTCAGAACTTGAGCTTGTTTCCGCCTCTCGCCGGATAG